TGTATGTTTTTATACGGTACTGCAGGTCTTCTTTATATTTCTGAATTCTGTAATTGCTTACAACCTTGTTAATATGATCGGCTTTTACCGAATCGTTATAAAACAATCGTTTTTGCTCCACATAAACTCGGCGCAAACTATCGGTTTTTACCAGCTTATTAAATAAATCCGTCGAATTTAACACCGAATCAGGTATTACTTCCGGTATATCAAGCGAATCGGGGAAAGTATACACCGAATCAGCGAAAAGTTTCATCCCTTTTCCTTCAGGTATTTGCACTATTTCTTGTTCAGCTGCAATAATAACATCGGCCGGAACACTAATTTCTTCGGGTTTAACACTGGCTTCATAAACCGATTTAATAATCTTAATTTCCTGGTTTAAGGCATCGTTCGATATATATCCAGGCACACTCAGGCTATCGTCAACATTCTCTGGTAAACGTGTTACATAATAACCATCAACACGCTGGGTATCATTCAGGTTTTTTATAATTGCATTAATGGGCTGATCTTCTACGAAATGTAAGAGCGCTTCCACATCAGTGCCTACTTCGGGTTTCACAATATGCCAGTTTTTATCTTCAAGAAAATAACTCCGCAGCATTTTAATATTGTGTTGCAACAGTTCATCTTTTCCGGGATTGTCCTGTGCCCAGCTTAGATTTGAAGATCCAATAAAAAATAGTATGAATAAAATGAATTTCCCTTTTCCTGAGAACATAAACTTGTTTTTTAGCTTTCGAATAGAACGCAAAAATAATACCATTGTTATATCTGCTTGTACTTTAAATTGCCTAACAATTAACAGTTGGCTTTTAATATCTTGATGCACAAAATTTTGGTTTCTTACCACTCGGAATATGGATGAGCTGACAACCATGCATTAAAATAACGATAATCGGCACTTACCTCTTTTGTTACCCATGGTGGCAATTCAAACTCCTCATTTTCAGCTAACAATTCCACTTCTGCCAAAACCAATCCCTGGTTACTTCCTTCAAAAACATCTATTTCCCATGTTTTCCCTTTAATCTTTTCAACGTACCTAATTTTACTTACGGGATAATCCTTACACAATCCGAGCAAAACCTCAGCATCCTGAATAGGGATTTCATATTCCATTTCAATTCGGGAAATGCCTTCAGACTTGCCTTTTATAGTTAACCAGGCACTTTCTCCTTTTATCCGAACCCGCACTACCCTTTCTTTATCCGTCGACAAATAACCTTGAATAATTTTTACACCTCCGTACGTAGGTTTCCATATACTGGTGTCTATTAGAAATTTTCGTTCAATCTCTATCATCAGAAATAGTTTAGTTGTTTCTGATTAAAAATATCTCGCAAATTTATCACTATTTTTAATGCAACGATTAAAAACCAAACGAATATGATTACGCGCGACGAAGCATTTAACTTACTTCAACAACATGTTAAGGCAGAAAACATGATAAAGCACAGTTTGGCATCGGAAGCTGTTTTACGTGCCCTGGCTCAACATTTAAATGAAAATATTGAAGAATGGGGAATTACCGGTCTTTTACATGATATTGATGTAGAAATAACCAACGCCGACCCAAAAACACACGGACCGTATGCTGAAAACTTGCTACGCGGAAAAATCAGCGATGAAATGCTAGATGCCATTGTTATGCATAACGAACAGGCAACGGGGAAAGAACGACACACCAAACTACAACATGCTTTGGCAGCCGGGGAGACCATTACCGGTTTAATTACTGCAACTACTTTGGTTTATCCGGATAAAAAACTGGCAAGTGTTAAAACGAAATCGGTAACAAAAAGAATGAAACAGAAAGCATTTGCAGCATCGGTAAAAAGAGAAAATATTATGGAATGTGATAAACTTGAAATTCCTCTGAATAAGTTTGCTGAACTGGCTCTTACTGCAATGCGATCGGTAAGCGAGCAATTGGGATTGTAATGCATTAGCCATTGCTTTTTAACAATAAATCTTTCCGAAGGATTGATTTTTTCCTTTTCTTGCAATAGAAAACAGAATAAGCCATGCGTACAAACAATAGAATAATCCTACACTGCCAAACCTTGTGTTCTATTGCGTTTATTTTACTATTTGTGGTGAACAGTTTGCAGCTCAATGCCCAGTTGCTTACCGGAAAAATTCGCGATGAAAATAACCAGGCAGTTCCTTATGCTACCATTTATATTGCCGAAACTCGCCAGGGAACCACATCAAATATTAACGGTGATTTCTCTTTTAACCTTCAGCGGGGCACTTATAACCTAACGATTCGTTCAATGGGCTATGAGAAGCAGGAAAAACGGGTTGTTTTAAACACCGACAGCTTGTTTTTGCCCATAGCTTTAAAAGTTCAGCGTTTTGAGCTACAAGAGATTAAAGTTTTTCCGGGAGAAGAAGATCCTGCTTATTTTATAATGCGGAAGGCCATTGCCAAAGCTCCGTATTACAGGGGAATAATAAAACATTACAGTGCTGATTTATACATAAAAAGCAATTTCGCTTTTAACAATATTCCTAACCTCATAAAAAAACAAGAACTTGAAGATGGTAAAAAGTTCAAAGACTATTTTAAAGAAAATGTGACCTATGTAATTGAGTCGCACAATAAAATCAGCTTTGAATACCCCAACCAGTACAAACAACAGGTTATTAGTAAAAAAAGCTCGTTAACCGGTTTTGACGAACCTCCGGTAATGGGATTAATGACAGCCAGTTTTTACGATGAACGTCCCAACCAGGTAGTTTCTCCATTATCGGCACTTGCACTCAAACATTATAACTTTCAGTACGAGGGCTTTATTACAGTTGGCAATTTTGATGTTTTTAAAATTGGAGTAACTCCCAAGCGTAAAAGCGATGAACTTGTAGAAGGTTTTATTTACATTGTTGACAAGCTGTGGTGCATTTACAACCTCGATTTTAGCTCGAGTTTTGAGTTTTTTAATTACCGTATAAAACAACAGTTCGAAAATCTTGGAAATGAAAACTGGATGCCTGTTTCGCACAACATCAGCGGCGATTTTGGGATGCTGGGTTTAAAAGGAAATTTTTATTACGGAGCATCAGTAAAATACGATTCGATTGTAAATAATTACATTGAGAACAGTATTAACAAAACGGAAGTTCTTTCTGCAGAACAGGAGCAACTTAATACCCGACAGGTTGGCGCGAAAGAAAAAGAACTGGCGAATGAATTAGAAAGCATAACAAACAAAGAAGAATTAAGCAATGCCGATGTAAAAAAAGCAGCCCGGTTAAATCGAAAAATATTAAAGGAACAATACAAGGATTCTACCATTGTTGCTACAGAACACGGAAGCTACCAAATTGCTGAGGATAAAGATTCATTAATAAACAATATTGCCTGGGACACTATCAGAAGCATCCCACTTACACAGGCTGAAATTGAAAGTTACCGAATGGCTGACTCGTTAAAACTAGTGGAGCAACCGGAAAAGAATGA
Above is a genomic segment from uncultured Draconibacterium sp. containing:
- a CDS encoding CYTH domain-containing protein, translating into MIEIERKFLIDTSIWKPTYGGVKIIQGYLSTDKERVVRVRIKGESAWLTIKGKSEGISRIEMEYEIPIQDAEVLLGLCKDYPVSKIRYVEKIKGKTWEIDVFEGSNQGLVLAEVELLAENEEFELPPWVTKEVSADYRYFNAWLSAHPYSEW
- a CDS encoding DUF5686 and carboxypeptidase regulatory-like domain-containing protein, whose translation is MRTNNRIILHCQTLCSIAFILLFVVNSLQLNAQLLTGKIRDENNQAVPYATIYIAETRQGTTSNINGDFSFNLQRGTYNLTIRSMGYEKQEKRVVLNTDSLFLPIALKVQRFELQEIKVFPGEEDPAYFIMRKAIAKAPYYRGIIKHYSADLYIKSNFAFNNIPNLIKKQELEDGKKFKDYFKENVTYVIESHNKISFEYPNQYKQQVISKKSSLTGFDEPPVMGLMTASFYDERPNQVVSPLSALALKHYNFQYEGFITVGNFDVFKIGVTPKRKSDELVEGFIYIVDKLWCIYNLDFSSSFEFFNYRIKQQFENLGNENWMPVSHNISGDFGMLGLKGNFYYGASVKYDSIVNNYIENSINKTEVLSAEQEQLNTRQVGAKEKELANELESITNKEELSNADVKKAARLNRKILKEQYKDSTIVATEHGSYQIAEDKDSLINNIAWDTIRSIPLTQAEIESYRMADSLKLVEQPEKNDTSSNSQTAKKNIGKILAGAYDLATDSTIRVSYDGLLSPVNFDFNAVDGYKYRQEFRIRFLVDSTKRIYLTPKLGYAFNRKALFGSFTAQLVNFVAPGNQLSIFAGKESKDFKGSLPGISPAVNALSSWFFAENYMKFYEDAFVRLALSQRFKKNFRLFGSIDYHHFNPLENSTTFPLSDNKSFSPNLPGNLPANSPALAEQKSFNYGFGLAYRKSQRKPWLEESPFLFIDDFYEFKLSYQQGIRDILKSDADFSRIDFSVRHQANLSPSSGLDWQLNAGHYFHAKQLHFSQYKHFSSAEIPVMLKPFTHRFQLLNDYVLSSSNSYLNVMSEFRTEYLLLRYLSVFNKRTWSESLHLNYVTSSDFTNYWEAGYSLNSLFFATNIGVFAGFKSDRFESLQVKLSISAFE
- a CDS encoding HD domain-containing protein; protein product: MITRDEAFNLLQQHVKAENMIKHSLASEAVLRALAQHLNENIEEWGITGLLHDIDVEITNADPKTHGPYAENLLRGKISDEMLDAIVMHNEQATGKERHTKLQHALAAGETITGLITATTLVYPDKKLASVKTKSVTKRMKQKAFAASVKRENIMECDKLEIPLNKFAELALTAMRSVSEQLGL